The following coding sequences are from one Primulina eburnea isolate SZY01 chromosome 15, ASM2296580v1, whole genome shotgun sequence window:
- the LOC140813603 gene encoding LOW QUALITY PROTEIN: uncharacterized protein (The sequence of the model RefSeq protein was modified relative to this genomic sequence to represent the inferred CDS: deleted 2 bases in 1 codon), translating to MVIPPPSRPERLTKFLKPYVLRMHFTNKYVNAQVVHTPSATVASAASTQEKVLRSMEKAQESTREVAAAAKIGKILGERLLLQNIPAVSVFLKKDQKYHGKVKAVIDSLRDAGVKLL from the exons ATGGTTATCCCTCCACCTTCAAGGCCAGAAAGGCTAACAAAATTTCTGAAACCGTATGTCCTGAGGATGCACTTTACAAACAAATATGTCAATGCTCAAGTTGTTCACACCCCGTCTGCAACGGTAGCCTCTGCTGCCAGTACACAAGAGAAGGTCCTGAGA AGCATGGAAAAGGCACAAGAAAGCACAAGAGAAGTAGCTGCAGCTGCAAAAATTGGAAAGATACTCGGGGAACGGCTGCTACTTCAGAACATACCTGCTGTTTCAGTTTTCTTGAAGAAGGATCAGAAATATCACGGTAAAGTTAAAGCTGTAATTGACTCGTTAAGGGATGCAGGAGTCAAATTGCTGTGA